One window from the genome of Paramormyrops kingsleyae isolate MSU_618 chromosome 3, PKINGS_0.4, whole genome shotgun sequence encodes:
- the LOC111838515 gene encoding protein FAM3C-like isoform X3 gives MRTGGVLKLALLFSIVSFLVFFTIQLLDINIDFNLGKIFVRLDSSENESSKAPRYKCGVSKPCPEGHFSFKMASGAASVVGPKICFEDNILMSGVKNNVGRGINIALLNGRSGELIKTGIFDMWGGDVNNLITFLKTITDGTVVMIASFDDAATKLSDDAKKLIFELGSTSINSLGFRDNWIFVGGKGIKTKSPFEQHIKNNAETNKYEGWPEVLEMEGCIPARPE, from the exons TATTCTTCACCATTCAGCTTCTGGATATAAACATAGATTTTAACCTTGGAAAGATTTTTG TGAGATTGGATTCTTCTGAGAATGAAT CTTCTAAAGCTCCTAGGTACAAGTGTGGAGTGTCCAAACCTTGTCCAGAGGGACACTTTTCCTTTAAGATGGCCAGTGGGGCTGCTAGTGTGGTTGGACCCAAAATTTGTTTTGAGGACAACAT ATTGATGAGTGGAGTGAAGAACAACGTAGGAAGAGGGATAAACATTGCACTTCTGAATG GAAGGTCTGGGGAGCTTATCAAGACAGGCATATTTGATATGTGGGGCGGAg ATGTCAACAACCTAATAACTTTTCTGAAGACCATCACAGATGGCACCGTGGTGATGATAGCCAGTTTTGATGATGCGGCCACAAA ACTCAGCGATGATGCAAAGAAGCTTATTTTTGAACTGGGTAGTACCAGCATTAACTCGTTGGGGTTCAGAGATAACTGGATATTTGTTGGAGGAAAGGGGATCAAAACCAAGAGTCCCTTTGAACAG cacataaaaaataatgcagaGACTAATAAATATGAAGGCTGGCCAGAAGTCCTGGAAATGGAAGGATGTATTCCTGCTAGACCAGAGTGA
- the LOC111838515 gene encoding protein FAM3C-like isoform X4, with protein sequence MRTGVRLDSSENESSKAPRYKCGVSKPCPEGHFSFKMASGAASVVGPKICFEDNILMSGVKNNVGRGINIALLNGRSGELIKTGIFDMWGGDVNNLITFLKTITDGTVVMIASFDDAATKLSDDAKKLIFELGSTSINSLGFRDNWIFVGGKGIKTKSPFEQHIKNNAETNKYEGWPEVLEMEGCIPARPE encoded by the exons TGAGATTGGATTCTTCTGAGAATGAAT CTTCTAAAGCTCCTAGGTACAAGTGTGGAGTGTCCAAACCTTGTCCAGAGGGACACTTTTCCTTTAAGATGGCCAGTGGGGCTGCTAGTGTGGTTGGACCCAAAATTTGTTTTGAGGACAACAT ATTGATGAGTGGAGTGAAGAACAACGTAGGAAGAGGGATAAACATTGCACTTCTGAATG GAAGGTCTGGGGAGCTTATCAAGACAGGCATATTTGATATGTGGGGCGGAg ATGTCAACAACCTAATAACTTTTCTGAAGACCATCACAGATGGCACCGTGGTGATGATAGCCAGTTTTGATGATGCGGCCACAAA ACTCAGCGATGATGCAAAGAAGCTTATTTTTGAACTGGGTAGTACCAGCATTAACTCGTTGGGGTTCAGAGATAACTGGATATTTGTTGGAGGAAAGGGGATCAAAACCAAGAGTCCCTTTGAACAG cacataaaaaataatgcagaGACTAATAAATATGAAGGCTGGCCAGAAGTCCTGGAAATGGAAGGATGTATTCCTGCTAGACCAGAGTGA
- the LOC111838515 gene encoding protein FAM3C-like isoform X1, with protein MRTGGVLKLALLFSIVSFLVFFTIQLLDINIDFNLGKIFGQCWYSFWRDGNVKTCFCTVSSFRGGGAGIFRVRLDSSENESSKAPRYKCGVSKPCPEGHFSFKMASGAASVVGPKICFEDNILMSGVKNNVGRGINIALLNGRSGELIKTGIFDMWGGDVNNLITFLKTITDGTVVMIASFDDAATKLSDDAKKLIFELGSTSINSLGFRDNWIFVGGKGIKTKSPFEQHIKNNAETNKYEGWPEVLEMEGCIPARPE; from the exons TATTCTTCACCATTCAGCTTCTGGATATAAACATAGATTTTAACCTTGGAAAGATTTTTG GGCAATGCTGGTATTCATTCTGGAGGGATGGAAATGTCAAAACTTGTTTCTGCACTGTGTCAAGCTTtcgaggagggggggcaggtatATTCAGAG TGAGATTGGATTCTTCTGAGAATGAAT CTTCTAAAGCTCCTAGGTACAAGTGTGGAGTGTCCAAACCTTGTCCAGAGGGACACTTTTCCTTTAAGATGGCCAGTGGGGCTGCTAGTGTGGTTGGACCCAAAATTTGTTTTGAGGACAACAT ATTGATGAGTGGAGTGAAGAACAACGTAGGAAGAGGGATAAACATTGCACTTCTGAATG GAAGGTCTGGGGAGCTTATCAAGACAGGCATATTTGATATGTGGGGCGGAg ATGTCAACAACCTAATAACTTTTCTGAAGACCATCACAGATGGCACCGTGGTGATGATAGCCAGTTTTGATGATGCGGCCACAAA ACTCAGCGATGATGCAAAGAAGCTTATTTTTGAACTGGGTAGTACCAGCATTAACTCGTTGGGGTTCAGAGATAACTGGATATTTGTTGGAGGAAAGGGGATCAAAACCAAGAGTCCCTTTGAACAG cacataaaaaataatgcagaGACTAATAAATATGAAGGCTGGCCAGAAGTCCTGGAAATGGAAGGATGTATTCCTGCTAGACCAGAGTGA
- the LOC111838515 gene encoding protein FAM3C-like isoform X2, which translates to MRTGGVLKLALLFSIVSFLVFFTIQLLDINIDFNLGKIFGQCWYSFWRDGNVKTCFCTVSSFRGGGAGIFRVRLDSSENESSKAPRYKCGVSKPCPEGHFSFKMASGAASVVGPKICFEDNILMSGVKNNVGRGINIALLNGRSGELIKTGIFDMWGGDVNNLITFLKTITDGTVVMIASFDDAATKLSDDAKKLIFELGSTSINSLGFRDNWIFVGGKGIKTKSPFEQVSPMSWVL; encoded by the exons TATTCTTCACCATTCAGCTTCTGGATATAAACATAGATTTTAACCTTGGAAAGATTTTTG GGCAATGCTGGTATTCATTCTGGAGGGATGGAAATGTCAAAACTTGTTTCTGCACTGTGTCAAGCTTtcgaggagggggggcaggtatATTCAGAG TGAGATTGGATTCTTCTGAGAATGAAT CTTCTAAAGCTCCTAGGTACAAGTGTGGAGTGTCCAAACCTTGTCCAGAGGGACACTTTTCCTTTAAGATGGCCAGTGGGGCTGCTAGTGTGGTTGGACCCAAAATTTGTTTTGAGGACAACAT ATTGATGAGTGGAGTGAAGAACAACGTAGGAAGAGGGATAAACATTGCACTTCTGAATG GAAGGTCTGGGGAGCTTATCAAGACAGGCATATTTGATATGTGGGGCGGAg ATGTCAACAACCTAATAACTTTTCTGAAGACCATCACAGATGGCACCGTGGTGATGATAGCCAGTTTTGATGATGCGGCCACAAA ACTCAGCGATGATGCAAAGAAGCTTATTTTTGAACTGGGTAGTACCAGCATTAACTCGTTGGGGTTCAGAGATAACTGGATATTTGTTGGAGGAAAGGGGATCAAAACCAAGAGTCCCTTTGAACAG GTTTCCCCAATGTCTTGGGTACTGTAG